A stretch of DNA from Cryptomeria japonica chromosome 4, Sugi_1.0, whole genome shotgun sequence:
GTAACTACTGAGAAGCTCAATGATAGATTTAAACTCCTATTTTTTAACGAAAATTCGATGTACCATTGAAGAGTTTGAAGCGTGCAACTATTAAACCCTTTCAATTAAGCATAGTAAAACTATTTATAATAGATGCTTGCATAGATGTGTGTGAAGTCTTCATAGTAGAAGAACCTTAACATCGAGTCCCAAATGGATCTGAACTCACAAACTAGATTTTATGTTTTTTTCGTTTTTAGTGACTAACTATATTATCCCCTCTCACAAAGAGACGTTTGACCCGTAGAATTACAGAATTCTTGACTACGCATACGCGCAATCATCGCCAGTTTAATCGGGGTAGCAAATCTGCCGGCCACTAAGCTCTTTTGGGCCCCTCGTCTTCTCATTCTTGGTCTCTGATGGGTTTTCAGATATCAAGATAAATGTAATTAAGTGCTGGGCTGCTATAAATCATGCGCGGGAGTCCTCAAAAGCCGTGATGATGTGCTTATATTCCCGCCTGTGCTATAATATGGTGTTTTTCTTCTTCTTAGTGGAGCTCTGGTTCATCAATTTGCTTGTTTGGGATGGATTGTCGTTTAAGGATCATTCTGTGCTTTGTCATACTGACCTGGTTGAAGCAGGGTGCTTGTTATAAGCAGAAGGGAACTTACAATGGGTGGAGCTATGCCTATGCTACTCCCAATGCACCAGCAGACGACTCTGATACTATTGGTAAAGCCCTGCCATTTTATGTTTTAAACTTTTATGTCACTTGTGTGAGAATGGTTTGACTGAATGCAAAACCCTTGATGTAAAATGAGGATTTAAGGAATAAGATTTATGGTGATGCGTTTGAAGGAAACAGAGTGAGGAACAGAGAGATAAGATGTTAGTTCAGCCTTTTGAGTATTTCAAAGAACAAATGGCTATGAGTTTTAGCAAGCGTTCCTCTTAATCTAATAGACTGTGAAAAGCTTATGTATAGTAAAAGGGAAACTGTCAGAAAGTGTTTGGAAAGGTAAGTCACTGTTTGGGTCTGTTGCTGCCTTTCATAAGGCAATTTTGATAAAAGTTCCCTGTTTTTCTTTTTTGCTGTCTTTTTCATGTAAAATTGTCAGTAATCAAAATTATGTTTTTATGGAGTGGTTTATATCATTTATAAGTTTgtttttcttatttaatttaagAGCACAAGTTTATGTTGATATTTTTTCTGGTGAGAGTTAAAGACTGAAGGATATCTATTCTATTGAAATTGTTTGAAGTATAATTCTGACCTCATCCATTATATCATACCTTCTGGCATTTGAATCTTGATGGATGGTAATCAAGGAACATACTGTCGCTTTCATCAAATGTACTCAAGCAATTGAACTTCAACTCTTTAATATAGGAGCATGAGCTTATATTGATACTTCTTCTGTTGAGAGTTAAGGACTGAAGGGTATCCATTCTAAAGTATAACTGACAATTGTGATCCTTCTTGTGTTTGAACCTTGATGAATGGTAATCAAGGAACATACTGTCATCCTCACCAATTATACTCAAGCAATTGAACTACTACCCTTGACATTTTTAATTACTTTTAAATAATAAGAGATGTAAACTATTTGGCCCTCTAAAACTATATATATGTTTCTCTGTATTTTATATAAACATCTTATTCTACTTTGAagattatttttctaaatttcCTTCTTGTGTTTGTGGGGAACGGCACAGCGGGAGCATGTGGATATGGAAATGTGCAGAGGCGGAGCTATGGAAGCAACACAGCAGCAGTGAGCACAGCCCTGTTTAACAACGGCCTTACCTGCGGAGCATGCTTCCAGATCCGCTGTGTGGATGACCCACAGTGGTGTCTGACAGGCAGTCCATCGGTGGTCATAACGACCACCAATTTCTGCCCGCCAAACTATGCCCTGCCGGGCGACAATGGTGGGTGGTGCAACCCACCACGCCACCACTTCGAGATAGCACCACTTGCTTTTGAGCGCATTGCCTTTTGGAAGGCTGGCATTGTACCCATCCAATATAAAAGGTAACTTATTTTCAATCGTTAAATCATTTCATACTTCAAAATAGCCATTTGAGAGAATGAATAGCTTGATTATTAATTGAAGAGATTTCAACCTAAAGATTCATGCTCCCATAACGAATAGCTAAAAATTCTTTGTGAATTGCGCAGAGTAAAATGCCAGAGAGAAGGCGGACTGCACTTTACTATTGAGGGGACTTACTTTTTCTTCTTGGTGGTGGTTACAAATGTGGGATCAGCAGGGGATGTGGTGGGAGTGAGTGTGAAGGGGTCAAGAACAGGGGGGTGGGTGGCAATGAGCAGGAATTGGGGCCAGATCTGGCACAGCAACATTAATCTGATTGGCCAGTCTCTTTCATTTGAGGTCACCACCAGTGATGGCCGACGCCTCACTTCCTATGCTGTAGCTCCTCCTCAATGGCAGTTTGGCCAGACTTTTCAAGGAAGACAATTTCTATAACAactattgaaaaaatatatatatacaggcTACGATTCCACATCACAATGTAAATTTATATACAAGGTATATGCTTTGGATGCTTCCAATTGCAGTAGTCACTCAAATTCCTCATTTGTCTTTCTGTTTACGTTTCGTTTCTGGAAAGATTGAAAGTTAATGATGTGGGTACGACATTACCCAAATCCAAAGCCATATGATTGACATGAAGTTTCTGTGTGCACTTTTAAATATGAGAGGCAATTGCTGTACAATACCAATTATATAGTGAGTCATATTATCCATATGTGATGCAATATCAATTAAGTTTATGAGTTGATTGAGTTTTAAGTTTCCATAAatatggaaaattcaaaggacGTGCCATTGATTGTTCAATCAAGGAATTAGTAAATTCAATCAAAATAGTTTTTCAATAACTTTaagggacgcgtctattctggctccaaaatgatagtatggattgac
This window harbors:
- the LOC131061085 gene encoding expansin-A4, translating into MDCRLRIILCFVILTWLKQGACYKQKGTYNGWSYAYATPNAPADDSDTIAGACGYGNVQRRSYGSNTAAVSTALFNNGLTCGACFQIRCVDDPQWCLTGSPSVVITTTNFCPPNYALPGDNGGWCNPPRHHFEIAPLAFERIAFWKAGIVPIQYKRVKCQREGGLHFTIEGTYFFFLVVVTNVGSAGDVVGVSVKGSRTGGWVAMSRNWGQIWHSNINLIGQSLSFEVTTSDGRRLTSYAVAPPQWQFGQTFQGRQFL